The genomic interval TTCAAAATGGCGGCGGGGTGAGCGGTGGAAAGCTCATGTCATGTTGTTGCAAGGAAGCTTAGCAACGCATAAATAACGTAGGAGGAAGCAGACTTATGGTACGGCGGCTGTTCTTGGGAGGCCTTTCCATTGTCATACATCTGTCATATAGGGACAGCATGTTGGCTGTTGTTCCCATTATCATTGAGGTGAGGAGGAATCCCATTGTATCTCAATGCAGAGCTGTAACCAAAGTTGACTCACATGATTCATTCTGTATGGGAACTCCTTGGGAAAGGCATAGGAAAACCGGGTTTTCACTGTTTGAAAGGAAAGAAAATCATCATGTATGGTTCTTTTCACATGAACATGATGTGATTTTAGTGTTGAAAGTGTGAGCTGCTTGTGGTTGTGGGTCTGGATACGTACATACTGATGTTGCAGCACTGATCAACCTAGTGTTGGAAACAACTCCAAATTCCTGCGAGAAGCAACAATTTAGGAGaaagatatgtatatatttttttacaatacagAAAAAGTGGCAAAATCTCAACATGACAAAAAGAAGGCAGATGGGGAAACCCATTTGTGTTGAGTGGCGAGTATGCACCAAGAAATACGCAATTATGTATTACAGTAGTTGGCATACCTCAACTTTAGAGGCTAGAAAAACACAAGTAGGGGCCATTAGCACTGGATCTATACTCTTCAGGGAATATctgcaaacaaatacacacccacaaCATTTGTATTATAATGAAACCAACAAGCAACATTAAATTAGCTTTTGTAAAATTGacaataattattaatatgcCATTGAATTGTATCAGTATTTGCTTACCTGGCATAAAAGCGTTTAAAGTACACAGTTGCTGTAGCGATAACCTGCTGCCTTAACTTCAGGTGTTCTCCCAGTGCCTGGATGACTAACGAAGACCAGGTGAAATACAGTTATAGTCTGTTATAGAGTACAGCACAATACCGTTATGTTAATTTATAAAGTGTATAGACGTTTATTGAGGTGTCCCAACAAGGCCTCGCTGACTAAAAAGAGCAGGCGAAAAACAGTTATAGTTGGTTTAGTGTACAGCACAATACCTTTCTGTTCATTTATAAAGTGTGTAACGTTATACGTTTATAAATGTGTTGTTAGCAGTATGCTAGATTAAAGCAAACTACAAGCTATTTAATTAAGTCATAGAAGCACCATTGGCAAAGAATATCTGCAGCTTCCAGTACTCCTCTTCTGTGAGAAACTTGAGGTCTTTTTGTCGCTCCTTCATCAGGTCCTGCTTGTCCAGAACCCATTGCaaactttaaataaaaaaaacaccataGAAATCACATAAATTACCCGACTGTAACAACACATTGAGCAAAGATACAATACCTCTTGAGTTAGCCAGATGCTACACGGCAGACATAGTTCAGTGttgttcataataataataataaagcaaTTTCGTTGGATGGATCATACTAAAAGTATGAATAGTGTCATGTACTAGAATTAAACCTCAAAAACCTTTGAATAAAAAGCTGATTTTGTATTGCACTGCTGAGAGATCGTCCACAATAAGTGTTAGGCCAGTCAACAAGACTGTTCTTTGTTAAATGCATCCATAATTCATCCTTTTACTTACTAGTGTGAGCTTTGCCAGAAATTCCCTGCCATGTCGTAAGAGCCTAAACGGACAAACTATACTTTAGATGTAACGTAATACTAAACAAAAGGTCAGCACCAGAAGGAGAATCAGTTCAGCTTAACAAATCACAGTACGACAAGAAAGACGGTCCGAGGAGACAAAAGATGCAGCTAAATAGTTCCGCATGAAACCTTCACGCGCAATTATAATGCAACGTTTTTTAAATTATGACAGGGTCACAGACCTcattactaaataaataactcaCGACATCTTTGACTCGTAACTCAAACGATGAAGAAACGGAATGATTAATAACGAAGCTTTGAATTTAGGAAATTCGTTTTCTTTATTTGGGTGaccaatattttatttatgaaaAATAACGTTCATTATTTGATCGAAATGTTGTTAATGGtaccaataataacaatattcttcttcttattattatttttattaattataataactAGGATTATGGCCATATTACAAGGATGAAGAAGATCATGATGATTATGATGCTTAttgctgttattattattattattattaataataataatagagatAAGCATCATAATCATCATGATCTTCTTCATCCTTGTAATATAGCCATAATCATAGTcatcattatattattaatatcattagGATAACTTGGTACTGTTTTGTTATTAATAATAGAATTGATTACTTACCAGCATGTTTAAAGTTAAACAAATGCAAAATAGAatgactatatattatataggatTTCACTCCCTGTTAATAAATAAGTAACGACCTCTTGGCAGAGTCTTGGTAGATATTATTGCAGACAGCCACTCCTGAGAATGATGCCAGGTTTCGACATTCCTTAACAGTCCTTAGGTATGCAATGTTTATGAGTGGGCTCGATGGGCAGGGCAAAACCTGCTTATATAAAGCCTCAAACCAAGTGATGAGGGTAAACTGTTCTGCAGGGAGTTTCAAAACCCTTCCAAACCTAAGAAGATCAAACGATACCAACATGAGCTGCAGTCCAGAAAGGAAGTCTTCTTACCGCCGCCACTTTGAGGGCAACTCCGTGGCCACCTCCGTGGCCACTTCAGTCAATCGGATCCGAGTCTCGAGTCCATCTCCTACACGCAGATCAGCTCGCTCTgccagctattccctcagagcGGCATCGACGGGGCGCCGGTCGACCTCCGACAagtcccgcatgaacaggtacGTGTGCTGTATTTAAGGCTtaccaatcaaatcaaaaagCTCCTTCATCCATCGCTCCTCTGTGCAGTGGAAGTATGGAGgctctttgttttggcatgtcCATGGGACTCGGGCCCAAACTGGATTTGGACGCAGCCACCGCCGAGAACCAGGCCTTCATGACCACCCGCACTGGCGAGAGGAAGGAGATGGTGGCCCTCAACGACCGTCTGGCTGTCTACATTGAAAAGGCGAgacacccctcctcaccctttTCACGCTCTGTCTGTCGCCTGTggggtttgtttgttgtgttgtctCAACAATGTGATATCATATTTATTTAATCATCCGACACTTTCAAGCAAGAGTACATTCGCATGCATGTCATCACGTAGCAGGTATTTGGGTTGGGGCGTCTTCATAAGGTTGCCCACTGGTATAGGCTAGGGGGATGCCGGAGATCGAGCCTGGTGCTTTGGGCTGGGAGTCCAACTTGCCGCTGTGTGTCTTCCTGCTGCAGGTGCGCTCCCTGGAGACCAAGAACAAGCTGCTGGAGGATGACATCCACGCCCTGAGAGGCCGTTTCCTACAGCCCTCGGGCCTCCGACAGCTGTATGAGACCCAGCTGAAGGACCTGACCCGGGTGGCCGAGCAGATGAGAGTCCGGAGGGTGAGGTCCACCGCCAAGAGATGCCATCGCCATGGCAGCGAGATGACACACGGTTCTCCTTGAAAGAGCGGTTTAACACGACACACGTGAATCCTCTCTGGACCAAGCAAAGATGTGATTCTTGCTAACTTACTTGGCTACTACTGATGTTAGTCATTCTACTATTGGTGCTACATCTACTTCACCCGAGCCTTGTGTCTGTGGTAGGACCAGGCCCTGGGGTCAAAGGAGGCCATGGCAGGCCAGCTCGCCGCTCTGAAGGCCAGGTACGACCAGGCCCTGGAGGCCAGGAAGAAGACAGAGCTGCAGATTGAGGCGTTCCGCCCGGTAAGGCAGCAGCTGGACCCCCAGCCGCTTTACACTCCAAACATTTCAGTTAGAGGGTGACGGGGAGGTGGGGAGTGAAGTCAGTTCATTGTATCGGTAAGAGCGAATTTAAATATAATACTGCAGGGATTTTGCTCTGTGAACCTGTAGCTCAATAACTGCTGATCACAGTTATTTTCGTATGCTGAGCAAAGCGATGACGCCTGCATAAGCAAACTCTTTATAACCAGGTGATAACATCCaaaagcgtgtgtgtgcttgggcctttgcacgtgtgtgtacaaATAAGTATGCACTGACTGAGTCAAAATTTTCCACAGGATGTAGATAAAGCAACCTCAACACGCATCTCTCTGGAGAAACAtctggagaacctggagttagAGCTGACCTTTCTACAACGGGTTCACAAGGAGGTaaaacatgagtgtgtgtgcgtgtgtgtgtgtgtgtgtgcgtgtgtgcgtgtgtgtgtgtgtgtgtgtgtgtgtgtgtgtgtgtgtgtgtgtgtgtgtgtgtgtgtgtgtgtgtgtgtgtgtgtgtgtgtgtttgtctaaggACTCTGGTTAGAAGGCTGTAAGCTTCTGGGTCAAAGCAGGTCGGTCGCATGCCATGCATTCTTGTTACCCAGACTATAATGAGATGGTTATAATCTTGCAGAAATCCATCTCATATGTAGCGACTGTGTATTTACAGACACAGACTACTGTTAGGTCCACCAATTGTCATCTCTGTGTCAAACGTGCAGAACAACGCGGTCGAGTGTTAAGTGTTGGCAGGAGTGGACATGCTAAGTATGACCATGTGTGCAAATAGATCAATAAATCTGCGATATGACGATACCCACTGACTGAGTATGTTTAGAAATCAGCAGCAACATTATTTTGGTATTTGTCAATACATTTGCTGTCTAAGGAGAACTGTTGTGTGTACAGAGTCACTATTGGCTTAATCTCACAAATCAGATTTTGGATTAACATGTGTAGTCTGTTGGCAGACAAGCTTAAATATGGAAGAACGGGGCATTTTTCTGTCTTtcacttcatatttgttttaaaaaatcatGTTTCTGGGATATCTGAGTGCAGGATTGGCAAACACAAACGCGCCCAGCAAAGTAGAaaggtaaaggtttcaaatcaactcTGTGTATACTGGCCACTGTAAAAATACACTTAATAAAATCCTCTTCTGAAAGCTACATCCCCTCCAGCGATTAGTTTATCTTCGGTAGAACATCTCCCTAaccaaacagtaaacattgTGTAGCTTCGCCCATTGTGTTCGTTGGTTCCCGCCTCAGGCTTTGTGCCGCCGCCCGTCTCCCAGCAGAGATTCTGCTCTAACATgttaggactgctggatcccgaATCAGTATTACCTTGACGTACTTGAGTTCCAATCCTGTGAACAGGAAATCGAGGTGCTTTTGGAGCAGCTCTATTCGTCGGCCTCCAAGGTCGACCTGACCTTTGGGCTTCCCGATCTTTCCTCGGCCCTCAAACAGATCCAGTCTCAGTACGACAGCATCGCTGCCAAAAACCTACAGGTACGGGGGGAGAATTACGcatttgtccaaagcgactagCAACAATTCatacacccattcacacaccaacacgaTGGCGGTGTCAAAAATGCACCAGCCAGCTCGACACatatcaatattatttatttgtataatttatacaaattgaaCTATTTCTTATTGTTAGTTATTCcctgctgttttttttatttctttttcatTCCCTATCCTCTTATAATGTCAACATAATATCCTTAAATATCCTCGATATCATGACCAAAAGGTTTACCATGACATAATAAATCGGATTAACAGTATGCCATATTTATTTGAATCCCACTACAATTCATGTTTAGCATCCTTTTTATGTAGACTAGAAACTAATGGAAACCTTTTCAGTCAGCACTTTTACACGATTTGTGCATTGTCAGGAAATGGACACTTGGTACAAGACAAAGTTCGTGGACCTGAATAATGCATCAACCAAACACATCCAAAGCCTCCAGAGTCTGAGAGAGGAGAGCGCAGGATGCAAGAAGGATGTGAGCATGACTCTTTATAACTTCAAAATCaatgcaaaaagaaaaatgcacttttaaaatgtGCTTAATCTGTCTCAAGTGTCTTACATAAGAAAATATAAATTTTCTGTGTTCATCCTGAAGTTAGCTTATCTATACTGCAGTATTTTTTGTGCATTTTATGCACAGgcttttatgtaaaaaaagaaacaggTGAATATAAAGTGTGGGTTTTTCTGCAGATCGGTAATAAGCAGCGCGAGCTGGAAGCCCTGCAGACGAGGAATGAGTATTTAGAGGCGGTGCTCCGCGATGCAGTCGTCAGGTTCAGGAAGAAAGAGGAGGACCTGCAGGTAATGGCCTACCACCGACTAAGCACCCACACTTTTGTTCTCCAATTCTAGTTTCAGCCCCCCGTTCGTTTCCAATCGGCACAGAATTGAAGCGTGAATCAATTACGTGACTTCATTTTGAAGCATGATCCCATTTAAGTCATACGGTTTTCCCGCAGAAACCCATTTATAGCCCATTGGATTTTTAAAGCATGAATCAATTCCATAAGTCGTGTCATTTCTCAAGGATTTAGGCTGTTCTGTGCGGTCCTGCTGTGAAACCaatccgtctcatttcatcacTCAACCACAGGTGCGGATAGGGGGTCTCAAGCTGGATCTGCAGGTCACCAAGGAGAAGATTGCTCTGCTTCTGCGTGACTACCAGGACCTGCTGAACGTCAAGATGGCCCTGGAGATTGAGATCACCACTTACAGGTACAACTCTACCCGGGTCACGTATGAATCAAGTGTAAATCAAGCAATCAGAATcggccgagggggggggggggggggggggtgtatataTGAAGGCGTGTGAAGGGTCAGGTGGACAAGTGCACGGCCATTTGTTTAAATTCAAGTCTGGCCATTCGATTAGATTCATGTCGGGCCATTCGATTAGATTAAAGTGTGTCACAGGGACTTCTTAAATTGCTCCAAATTGAGTTCCCAAGCATTTCCCTGCTTGTGAAATCAAGCTCCTTACTTCCCGCTCATGAGGAATTTCCATTCGAGTCTCCCAATCCTTAACGCCGTCTACACTGTGGCCACCATACAGCTGTGTGGCTGGctactaaccccccccccccccccctcccctccgacCGCTGAACTGTGTGTCGCCTGTCCCTCAGGAAGCTGATTGAGGGCGAGGACAACCGTCTGAGCGCCATGGTCCACGTCATGtccctgagaggaggaggaggaggtgtggccGTCGCCTCCGGCCTCACCGCGGCCAACGGCTGCCCTGCCGCGCCCTCCGGACCCCCACCGCCGGCGCACTCAGACGCTGGGGGGAAGAGAGGCGCCGGCGCCGCGGCCCCTGGAGCCAACGACGCGACCGTGGAGGAGAGCCGGACCTGAGGGGCTGGCCCCGGCGACCGAGACATCCCAGCGCGAGACCCTCGTCGTCAGGTGGAGTGGATGATTGGCCCCCGTTTTTGTTTACCGGGGGAAAGAgctggagggaagggaggggaatTGTCTATTCATTGTATTACTGCAACGATAGGGAACATATATCAACTATCTATGGGGAACATATATCTATGAAATGTTAGTCTACGACATGAGGATTCATGGATAttgatgaaaaacaaaaatatgcatGACGCACAATGAGTGAATGTGGGTTGCCGGCAATGATGAGGATTTATCGACACAACACGGAATAAGCCTCATTGATCCCGGTGGACTTCTGATTCGGTCATCCATTTATTGAATTTCTTCCCAGAGCAGttaagacagaggaggaggcaaACAACAGCGACTCCCAGCAGAGCACCGTCATCATTTCTGGAGTGGCCGATGACACGGATGAAGAACAGCCATTCCCCCTTAAAAGTGACACTTTCCCCAAGCTTTTGCACAAACGTTTACGAAGCCAGAGATGCTTCTGTGATGTTAACTCAAATTACGCCTTATGGATATGATAAAAGGAATCGGGACCTGGGCCGTCCATTCAGGTTAAGGATTAGGATGTCTTTGAAAAGTGAATTGAACAGCACTGATATTATTAGCAATTATTATAATCAACATTGTGAGCTTGTTAACTTGTTAACACAAACGTTGAAAGAGTAGTGTATTTTGGTTTGTACTGTTCCTGTCACTCATCTCCATTTTTGTTGCTAATTAATGGCTGATTATGAATGATATAAAATGGCTATTAATGAATTAATATTCCAAATAGCACCTTAGTTATTTTCCACTCAATCAAAATAAAGTTTAAACCAACTAAATAATATTCAAGTAATCATGTCAGGTTAAAAATTGCAATGAAGAACCTGGCAAATGTAACCCATCAAGTTGTGGTTGTCGGTTGAGTTAGACTCAACCGATAGCACGATTGCACCACCTATTTCAACTCTTTttaaaagagtaaaaaagtcaGCGAGAACTTTCCAatcagaaaaacacaccattagaaaaaaacaatgacTTTCAATATTACTAATGTACAAAATTTGTTTACAATATCAAATATATTTGACACATTATAGCATTAACGTAAACTAACACTTATTTTCTCTTTTCACAATTAGAAAAATGCAGACATGATATTGTGCAATTTAGAGCAGAACAAAACCATCATCTGAATTGAAAATAAAGCGATGTGAAATACAGAAATGTTGCAATTTGTACTAAACAGGATTGTTTAatggtccgtgtgtgtgtgtgtgtgtgtgtgtgtgtgtgtgtgtgtgtgtgtgtgtgtgtgtgtgtgtgtgtgtgtgtgtgtgtgtgtgtgtgtgtgtgtgtgtgtgtgtgtgtgtcagtctacTCCAGGGGCTTTGGTTCGCCCCCCACTCCACCGGCCAGGCGGTACACTGCGAGGCTGACTTCATGCCCCAGAGCATCAGCACTTTCCTTAAGAAAAGAAATGTAAACGGCACAGAATCACTGTCATGTTAACAGTGACAGTTAACGGCCACGTAAACAATGGTCACGAAAggtctgaaaaaaataaataaaattaaatgaaaaatatgtaaaataacaaaacgtaaaaatatatttttctgtaGAATTGAATTAAAGACAACGACAATGTTTAATAAAGTGTCATTcaaaacgacacacacaaaagcagacaAACGTAAAAACACCCTTGTGTAAAGGTTGATTTAGATATAGgtgatttagcagacgcttttatctaaatCCAattcgtcagaagaaagagaaaacaatatatcgctgtcggtacaataaAGATATTCACAGAACAAGTTACAACTTGCAATTTGTAACTTGCAatggctaggttaacccattccgtGTTTGCAACCAAGATATCTGGGATAAGGCGCTGCACAATGATCAGTGCTACGTTTAAGGGGCAGGTATGCTGTGGTTACCTGCGTCGCCGCCTCCGAGTAGACCCTCACCACGTCCTCCGTGCCCGAGGGCCTGACGAaggagcggccatcttggtgccTCTCCACCAGTCGGTCGATGGCCTCCTGGAGACCGGCCGGACTCACCGTCTTTCTCTCGGCGTCCTTGGTGTCGATGACCCTGCGGTCAGACACCTGCGGGGGGGAACACAGACCAACCGTGAGCCTACGTAGAACTGACAGCCTACTAGCCTAGCCGACCGCTAGAACGAAAGACAACCCGCAGTGGAAAAGGTCCAAATAGTTGCAGCAACAGCGATAGAGCCTCAAGGATTTTTAAGTTGCCAAAAAGGTAGccttatttaaattaatttattaagCAGAACAAGATtatgaaggacacacacacacacacacacacacacacacacacacacacacacacacacacacacacacacacacacacacacacacacacacacacacacacacacacacacacacacacacaccttcactttGAGCTGCCTGTTTGGCAGGTCGGTGTAAATGGCGTCCCACTGCTGCACCGTCATGCCCTTGATGGCTAGTATGGCTTCAATCAACAGCATGTCAGAGATGGCATCACCCACAGTCTATACGTGAAGACAAAAATGCAATGCGTTGAGATGGCAATAACGTGACACGCTACAAACATTAAATATAAATCATCTTCAGAAAATAAAATCCTCTTTTGAAAAAGGTTCTTCATTATTCTGCTTCAGTTCTATCACATCTTATCATCATGAGATGGTGTGATAGAATTGTATGatcttgtggtgtgtgtgtgtgtgtgtgtgtgtgtgtgtgtgtgtgtgtgtgtgtgtgtgtgtgtgtgtgtgtgtgtgtgtgtgtgtgtgtgtgtgtgtgtgtgtgtgtgtgtgtgtgtgtgcttgagtgtgtgtgtgtgcgtgcgtgcgtgtgcttgagcgtgtgtgcgcgcgcgcgtgtgttaatgtatgtatgtgcggGAGTGTGTACCTGGTTGATGAGGTCCACAGAGTTCTTCAGCAGGGTGGCTgccccctgtctctccccttCAGAGTCATCACACAGCTGCTGGATCTTCGCCTCGGCTGCCTTGCTGAACAACACCTGGGGTGCAATACAATTTGTGGTGTTGCGGTAAAGCGTTCAACCTTAAATTATCTGTACCTGAAGTCAGTGCGAGTCAGTTTGCTTAAACAAAATTGTCCAGAAGTGCGCACGTGTGGTTCTTTTTATTATTACAGGTTTAAAGGGTTGGGTGGTCTTAACATTTTAGAATTCAGACATCGTTATAGATGAATTACAGCAGATGGTGCTGTATTGTGaaacaaaggtgtgtgtgtgtgtgtgtgactcacagTTCCGTGGCCGTTGGCTTCAAAGTACACTCCTATGTCAAACTCCTGGGCCACGTGATGAAGGTGCTTCACCCCGGTCTTCGCGCACCTCACTATTACCTGCAGCGGATAAAAACACGGATACAATTAAAACGAgacaaagtgagtgagtgagtgagtgagtgagtgagtgagtgagtgagtgagtgagtgagtgagtgagtgagtgagtgagtgagtgagtgagtgagtgagtgagtgagtgagtgagtgagtgagtgagtgagtgagtgagtgagtgagtgagtgagtgagtgagtgagtgagtgagtgagtgagtgagtgagtgagtgagtgagagagagagagagagagagagagagagagagagagagagagagagagagagagagagagagagagagagagagagagagagagagagagagagagagagagagagagagagagagagagagagagagagagagagagagagagagagagagagagagtttattcACCTTCATGGTGTCCTCCAGGTAGCGCGTGGAGCTTCCGTTTGCGTAGGCCGTTTGAACCACCGCTATCTTGAGGTCCAGGCCAGCCTATTGGAGGGTTTCACACGATGTCACACACATTCTAAGCCGCCATCTTGGTGCTTTTTCACCACCATAATACAATGCAATGAACAATGGTTGCGGGGCTAGGTTGAGAAAAAAAACCAAGATGATCAACCAATTATTTAAATTAGGACTTCAGATTAgattattgaaaaaaaattaaacaaacattGAACAAATGAATTCAGGTGAGATGCAAGGTGTGACCAGATGCATTGTGTTAGTATATCTATTAAGAATTAAGATTCAAAGGCTTTTATGTCACATACTCATACAGGATGTGAAGTGAAATGTTGTGACGTACTGTAATTCTGTgcttaaaatgaaaaaaaactagAATAGAATATAAG from Gadus macrocephalus chromosome 21, ASM3116895v1 carries:
- the ngs gene encoding notochord granular surface; this translates as MRVNCSAGSFKTLPNLRRSNDTNMSCSPERKSSYRRHFEGNSVATSVATSVNRIRVSSPSPTRRSARSASYSLRAASTGRRSTSDKSRMNSGSMEALCFGMSMGLGPKLDLDAATAENQAFMTTRTGERKEMVALNDRLAVYIEKVRSLETKNKLLEDDIHALRGRFLQPSGLRQLYETQLKDLTRVAEQMRVRRDQALGSKEAMAGQLAALKARYDQALEARKKTELQIEAFRPDVDKATSTRISLEKHLENLELELTFLQRVHKEEIEVLLEQLYSSASKVDLTFGLPDLSSALKQIQSQYDSIAAKNLQEMDTWYKTKFVDLNNASTKHIQSLQSLREESAGCKKDIGNKQRELEALQTRNEYLEAVLRDAVVRFRKKEEDLQVRIGGLKLDLQVTKEKIALLLRDYQDLLNVKMALEIEITTYRKLIEGEDNRLSAMVHVMSLRGGGGGVAVASGLTAANGCPAAPSGPPPPAHSDAGGKRGAGAAAPGANDATVEESRT